Part of the Bacillus sp. THAF10 genome is shown below.
TTCTGTTTGAATGACATTTGGATATCCAGATAGTTCTTCCTGGACAATTTTTCTAATCTCCGGGTTTTTATGAACGGGGAAAACGACCCTTACATCTTCAAAGTCAGAAACAATTCTTTTTACTGCAGCGAAGATGTTTCGCAAAGGTTCTCCTAAGTTCTCTCTTCGATGAGCAGTTAATAATATGACCCTTTTATCGTTTATCTCTTCCTGTACAGGTAAAGTACATTCTGCAGCTACTGTCGTTTTTAATGCATCCATGACCGTGTTACCTGTAACGTAGATGCTTTCTTCTATATATCCTTCAGAAAGTAAATTGAAGGAGGCATGTTTGGTTGGTGCAAAGTGAATATCTGCCATTACCGCTGTCAGCCTTCGATTGATTTCTTCTGGAAATGGAGAATATTTATGATTTGTTCGTAAACCAGCCTCCACATGTGCAAGCGTAATTTTATTATAAAACGCGGCTAATCCTGCTACAAAAGACGTAGTGGTGTCTCCATGAACAAGAATGATATCAGGTTGGGATTCTTTTATTACTCTATCTAAATCTTCTAAAGCTTTGGAAGTGATATTTACTAATGTTTGCGCTTGTTTCATGATATTCAAATCATAATTAGGTTTAATGTTAAACAGTTCTAACACTTGATCAAGCATCTCTCTATGCTGACCAGTTACCGCTACAATAGATTCGAACACGTCTGTATTCTTTTCTAGCTCTTTAATGACAGGTGCCATTTTTATCGCTTCTGGCCTTGTTCCAAATACGGTCATTACTTTTATTTTTTTCACCACGTACACCTCTATTCTCTCAATGCTCTTTATTCTACTTGTATTCGAATTATTAGGAAAGCGTAAAGTTTTCTCCTGTATATCAAAAAGCCTCAGTCACGATAAAAGGTGACTAAGGCTTTATCTTATTTTGAATTTTTTACAATCTCCAAAGAGTTACTCCTTCTGGACATTCTTCTTTCGGAAGCTTGCTCTTGATGTCGACCACCACACCATTTCCATTCTTTAACAGCCTAGTAAATTGACTCCAGCCTTTTTCCACATAAGCATGATGTGGAACGGCAAAGACAACCGCATCTGCTGGTTCAAGCTTTTCATAGTCCACAAGTTCTACACCATATTCCTTGTAAACTTCTTCTTTATCAGACAAAGCGTCTGTTACCTGCACATCAATCCCAAACTCTTTCAGCTCATTGATAACATCAATGACCCTTGAATTGCGTTGATCTGGAACATTCTCTTTAAAGGTTATTCCAAGAATGGTCACTTTCGCTCCTTGAATCGTCATTTTCTTATGAATCATTTGCTTAATTAATGATGTTGCAATAAATTTGCCCATATTCCCATTAATTCTTCGTCCGGAAAGTATGACCTCAGGGTGATAGCCGACACTTTCCGCTTTAGACGTAAGATAGTAGGGATCGACACCAATACAGTGTCCCCCTACTAACCCCGGAGAAAAAGGAAGAAAGTTCCATTTGGTTCCAGCTGCTTTTAAAACTTCCTCCGTGTCAATGTCTAACCTATCAAAAATTAATGCCAGCTCATTCATTAGGGCAATATTCACATCTCGCTGCGTGTTTTCGATTACCTTTGCCGCTTCTGCCACTTTAATTGAGCTCGCTCGATATACTCCAGCTTCCACCACTGAGCCATAAACTGCAGCAATTACTTCTAACACCTCTTCATTTTGACCAGACACAACCTTGGTAATAGTTCTGAACGTGCGCTCCTTGTCACCGGGGTTGATACGTTCTGGTGAATAACCAATAAAGAAGTCCACTCCACCCTTTAAGCCTGATTTTTCTTCTAAAATAGGGAGACATTCTTCCTCGGTAGCTCCTGGGTAAACCGTTGATTCATAAACAACAATAGTACCTTTGGTCAAATTACTACCAACCGTTTCAGATGCTTTAATTAGCGGTGTTAAATCTGGTTGATTGTTTTGATTAATGGGAGTTGGCACCGCAACAATGATAAAATCTGCTTCTTTTAAGCTTGCAGGATTAGTCGTAAAATCAATATCCGCTTTCACTAGCTCTTCGGAAGCTACTTCATTTGTATAATCTATTCCATTCTTTAATGTATTTATACGATGTTCATTAATATCAAATCCAATAATTCTCTGGCTTTTTCCGAATTCAACTGCAACTGGTAAACCAACGTAGCCTAAACCAACTACCGCAATCTTTTTATTCATGATTCGTGCTTCCTCCTTGGATAAAAGCTAACCTTATGTAAAATGCTCATTACTAATCCCCAATTATAATTACGGATATTTAGAAAATCCACTTACAACATAGGATGTAACTGGAAAGTAATATTTATTAATCAAATTACAACGTGAAAATGATTTTTTGTAATAATGTTTAACTATTATTTACATTCGGGTATATAAAACAAAGTTTTCTATTTCAAGCGTTCATAGATTAGGCAATGAAATCATAGAATGGAGGAAAAGGGGGAACTATCATGCATACTATTAACGAAAAATTGCTTCCCATGATGAAGAGCAAAGTAACACATATAAAAAGCATGAGACCTGACTGGAATTGGTCAGAAATTCATGCTGTCATGAATGCTTTTGGATTCCGGTTAATTTTTCTGACATGTTTATGTCCCATATTAACAATCGTCCCTGCTTTCGCAACAAATCTAGCAATCGAAGCTGCTTCTTTCACAGGATTTCTCCTTGCTCTTATTTTGCTCATTCCATGGATAGTCATACCAACATTATTTATTCAGCATCTAACCAATCGGTCTAAGTTTGGAATCATTGCCTCTTTCGTATACGCGGGTCTATTGCTGGTTAGCTATATCATTTGGATTTTTGCTGTTCCTTTATAACCAAACAAAAAAAAGCGCTACATTGGTTTATATACCAACAAGCGCTTTTTCTTTTTCAACAATTTAATTTGTTGCTACAAATAATTCTACTAGATGCCCTGCCCATAATTCATGCCCTTTTTCGTTTGGGAGATAGCTATCAGGAATAATATATTCATTAAATACCTCATCCTGATAATCAGGCCAGCTTGTCCAGTGATCAATAAAGGTGACCCCTTTTTCGTTTGCGAAATCCTTTAATGCTGCTACATCATTTGGGTAGTAGCTAGCATTATATATTGGCTGTCCTGGCTGCAAAAACAAATACACATCAGGATTTAAAGCTTCAATTTCTTCAATCATGATCTCAATATTATCTAACGAATCTTCAATCAAAATATATCCATTGCTATCTAAAAGAAATGGCTCCAAAATAACAATATCAGGCTTCACACTTACATTATGTAATAACAAATCTTTTTCCACAACATCACTCGTATACACTTCTCCAGCAATAGATTGAACGGTTATCTGAAAAAAATCTCCAAATGTCTTTTCTAACTCTTGCTTAAAAAGAGCAGTCCAAGGAGCTTCTCCACTTTCAAGCACACTCGAACCTATTAATAGTAATTCAACCGATTCCTCATTTTTTTCTTTTTGAATTAGAAAATCGGCAAGGTCCATTGGAAGGTTTGGGAAGCTGCTAGCTGTTGACTCTAATTTCTCATCTTCGTCTTGTTCCTTGGAGGACTTTTCACTAGCATCCGCCTTACTTTCCACCTGCATACCGCTTCTGCTATCACCTGCTGAAGCAACTTTATCTTTCCAATGATAATTTCCATATACAATTGAACCTATACAGACTAAGATAACGATTGTCAATAGAGCTCTCATACATTACCACCTCTTACCAAATATACTACTATTCTATCATTTATCAAAGGCAGGTTTGTCATATTTACAGGAAATTTGTAAAAAAACTTCAATAATTTTCATGCTCATGCAGAAAATTGCAAACAAATGATTGTATAATAGATGAAATGCCAATATAATCAAAATTAATGATTATAAGAAGGAAGAGTGTATTTATGTTTAAAAAGAAATGGTTTCTCCTATTAGTAAGTTTCCTTGGAATAGCAACAATTGTTGTTGGCATTTTTGCCTTCAATGTCTATAAATCTTTAGAAAACACAGCAGCTAATATGCATACCCCTTTGGATCGAGACAATTCTGAACGAAGAAACTCAGAAGTAGATTTTAATAAACAAGACCCGTTATCCTTTTTGATTTTGGGAGTGGATGAAAGACCTGGAGACAAAGGACGCTCCGATTCCATGATTGTACTGACAGTAAACCCAAACAAAAAATCAATGCAAATGGTTAGTATCCCTCGTGATACGAGAACGCAAATCATCGGAAAAGGCTTTGATGATAAAATAAATCACGCTTATGCATTTGGCGGCCCAGAAATGTCGATTGCAACTGTTGAAAACTTCCTCGACATTCCTATTGACTACTTTGTTCAAGTTAATATGGAAAGCTTTAAAGATATAGTGGACGCCGTTGGTGGTGTTACCGTTAATAATCAGCTTGCATTTAGCCACGGAGGTCATGACTTCCCGCTTGGGGAAATTCAACTAGATGGGGATTCCGCTTTAACTTATTCAAGAATGAGGAAACTAGATAGTGATTTCGGACGACAGGAAAGACATCGCGAGGTAATCCTAGGAGTTATTGAGAAGGGAGCTTCCATTTCATCTGTTACAAAATTTGATGATATCCTTGATGTGCTTGGGAACAATGTTCGCACAAATTTAACCTTTGAGGAAATGGTTGACATTCAAGCCAACTATAAAAATGCCCGTCACAACTTAACACAACATCAAATTATAGGTTCTGGGACCATGATTGACGACATCTATTATTTATTGGTAACAGAAGAAGATCGTTTAAATATTTCCAACCTGTTAAAAGAACATTTAGAGCTTGATTCTGGTGTAGCGAAGAATTAACAATAGCAAAAGGGCTAACCATTTATGGTTAGCCCTTTTAATAATGACTTTGTTAAACTTCGCTGTTGATTTCCGCCGAATTGGCTCCGCGTCCGCGCTGCGATTTGTAAGCCTCCTCGGGCTTGCCCTGCGGGGTCACAAGTCTTTCGCTTCATTCCCGAGAAGAGTCTCCGCCATTTGCTCCAATCAACTGCTAAAAAACTCAATTTATCAACAGTCTTCTTTAGATAGCCTAAATATTAGCCAAGAATCCCAAAAAGCTTTTTCTTTTTGATTCTCTCAGGTATCTCTTTCATAATCATAGAACCTTCAGCAAGCAATTCTGCGTTTTCCATGAAAAAGTAAGTAGCATCACTTCCGCATTCCTTCTCAATCACCTTGAATGCTTCTTTCATTTGGAAGCTTCGATTTTTCAAATTATGTGCATCCGATGCAACAAAATGAGTTAAGTTTGCATCAATCATGTCTATGCAAAACTTCTTAATTTTTTTGCCAAATTTACCTGCCACACTTGCAGCGGTAATCTGTGTACAGGCACCTTTTTTCACAAGCTGATATAGCTTCTCCGGGTTCTCCACTAGCTCCGCATTACGCTCAGGGTGAACGATAATGGGTGTAAGGCCCTTTAACTGAATATCATAAATGATTTTTTCCGTGTACAAAGGGACTTGGCTGGAAGGAAGTTCAACAAAGATGTATTTATCCATATTATTTAAGGTTAATAATTCTCCCTTTTCGTACTGTTCAAGCATTTCACCAGAAATTCTACATTCCATCCCAGGAAGTATAGTAAGATCGATGCCTTCTTTAGCAATTCGATTATTAAGTTCTTTCACTTTTTCAAGAACTTCTTCCTTTGGATTCATAAATTGTCCATTGTTATGGTGCGGGGTTGCGATTATTGCTGTAATTCCCTCTTTTGCTGCTGCTCGTGCCATTTCTAGGCTTTCTGTCATATGTCTAGCTCCATCATCTACAGAAGGTAGAATGTGGCAATGTATATCTATCATGTTATCCCCTCCAAAAATAGTACTTTTACACTATTCTCTTTTCATCTATTATTATGTTATCACACGATATTACTTTGAGAAATGGGTGTATTTTGTCGAAATAGTCTTTTTCCACTATTTACACCAATATAATTACTATCAATCTTCACTTTTATTATATTAAAATACCTCAAACCACTACATTATACTGGAAAATGCGAACAAAACAATCATAATATTTTTCCAAAAAAACTACTTTTTTCCTATAAACTTTTTCAATACTTTGTCGAATGGGATTTGATAAAAAAAATACACCTAATCAGGCGTTATTTTTTTGTAGACATAAGGAACTATTTGACATAAATGGTAAAAATATGTCTTATCTTGAATCTACTGGCTTCGCATATAAGATATATCTCTCTGGAGCAGCACCTGTTAGCGTAAAAGGGTAACAGGTTGTAAGTAGTAAATCCTCTTTCTCTTTTTGCAGAGTGATAATCGTTCGATCATCCTCATCTACAATTTTTGTATCATAAATTTCGTACATATACTCTCCGTAAGGCATTGATACAAAAAACCTGTCTCCTATCTCAAGCTCCCCTAAACGGAGAAATACTGTATCACGATGCCCCGAGAAAACGATTTGACCTAATTCACCAGGAAACGAGGCGCCTTTGTAGTGTCCCACTCCTTTTTTTAGCTCAGCAGGATCTGTTCCTTCCACAATTGGCAGCTCTGCCTCAAGCTTTGGAATTTCTAGCATGCCAACTACTTCACCAGTGGTGGGTTGAAAATCATCTGGTTTCGTAGGGCGAGTTTTATCTGGATTTGATTTTTCCGATACTCCTAGTTTACCAGCCTGTTTCGTAATAGCTACAGCATCCTTTCTTGCGGCTTCCATTTTCCGATCCATCGTTATTTTCTCAAAATAACCATATCCAATGAGCGCAAGTCCTGTCATTATCAGCACAATGGCAGCAAACATTCCCTTTCTCAACTTGTCCCGTCCCCTTTTAGAATATTCTATCAAAAATCACGGTCATATTCTTCATCAACATTGGTAGCAGTGATGCAAACAAATGTAAAACGATTAATGCAACATGATAAAACTTATTTTTTGCAAGTCGAAAAACCAGTGGTATTAAAATAAGCACGATTCCAGTAACACTAATTAACGAATAATATAGCGTGCCATCTGCTTCTCCATAGGTAACGAGCAAATAGAAAAAACCAACAATACTAATGTTATAAATTAATAATAGCAATGATAATGCAAAGAAAATAAAGTTTAGGAAACCTTTCATTCTTGGCCCCAATGTAAACTTCCCCATCTATCTTTCTCCTCCTAAATATACGATAATTATAACTTTATTTCATTACATTCGCTAAACAAGGACAAATTTCCTGTTTTTTTGTCATATATTTGTAGAGAGGGGTGTCCCCCTCCTACTATTTAAAAAGTTCTTTTCTGCTTTAAGGCTTTTTCCAGTTATTATTCGAAGAAAAGTTGCCACATACAGGAAGATTCCTCCACGAAAAGAGCAGGACAGCAGCGTTGATTCCGTGTTTAACTATAAATAGCGATTAAAACTGGATAAAGGTTGGGTATCCCTTTTGCTGAAGTTCTTGTGCAAGCCTTTCCGCATTTTCTTTTGTGTGAAACGCCCCTACTTGAACTTTATACAATCTTTTTGCTGCTTTTGGGATATGCTCTCGCTTTAACTGAAAGTATTCTGCAACCCCCTCTGCAATCGCTACCCCACAGATTTTCCGATAACGATCTGTTTTCAACAACTGAGCTTCCTCCATATTGGTCATAAACCCACATTCACAAAGAATAGAAGCCATCTTCGTTTCACGAAGCACGTGGAAATCCGCAGACTTTATTCCCCTGTCTTTTCTTCCTGTTTTTTTAATCAGCTTTTGGTGTACGAGAGCTGCTAACTTATTGGAATTTGGGGACTCAACTAATGGTGTATAGGTTTCTATACCATGCGCTGAATTCCATCCCCCATTTCCAAAGGCATTAGCGTGGATGGATACAAAAGCATCCACCTGAGATTGATTCGCCCTACTTGTTCTTTGTTGTAAGGGCACATCAAGCTTGTCTGAATGAGTGAACATGACATCTACGTCTGGGAATTGCAGCAATTCTTCTCTAGCATAAGTTGCGACAACCCGATTGAATTCATATTCTTTCATTCCATCTGGGGTCCGTTTTCCTGGAGTTTGATAACCATGACCTGCATCTAACACTATTTTCAATCCTTCCACCTCTTTTGCTATTTTTTTGAACTATATACTTCCACTGTACCTCCCGTAACCTTTTATATAATTTTCCGTCTAACCTTACAAAGAAGGATTTTCTTCGTTTATCAGGGGAATAAGAGTAGTAAATGAGCCGTTCGATAAGAAAATTTAAACCATTTGGAGGTACAAATATGTATAAAATTATTGCTTTTCTATCTGTTTTTCTTTTATTAGCTGCTTGTGGAACTGCTGGAGACTCTTCGCAAAATCAAACCGGAGACACGAATAACAACTCGGAGGAAAATGTAAGAGGGGATGGGCAAGGAAATGGAGAAGAGCAGAATGAAGAAGAAAAAGAAAAGGGGCTAGACCAAAATTTTAAAGAAGGAGAGCTTGAGGGTCAGCTGGAACTAACCCCCAACAACGAATTTTTGTTTACTGTAACGAATAATAATGAGGAAGACGCAGAGATATTCTTCACCTCTGGTCAGGAATATGATTATGTTGTGTTTGATGAATCTGGAGCGACGGTGAAACAGCTTTCTGCAAGCGCGATGTTTATCCAAGCAACGAAAGAACTTATTTTACAACCGGGGGAAACACTAGAGTATCCAGTTGCCTACGAGGAAGTAGCAAGAGATCTCTCACCAGGAACATATAAAATTCACTTCACCTTTACCGACACCAATCACTTTGCGATGGCGGAAGAGGAATTCACTGTTGAATAAGCAACTCCCTCGCATAAGGTTGTAACTGAACTACAAAAAAACTATAATAGAAAGAAGAAGATTTTTCCGTTAAATAATATTAACTAATTTTTAAAAGCAATGCTTACAAATAGAAGTAATCTAGCTGTTGATTGGAACAATGGGTGGAGACTCCTTCATGGATGAAGCGACCCCACAGGCGAAGCAGAAGTGGCTCAAGCATCGGTCCGTTGAATGATGAGCCATTTTGCGAAATCAACAGCGGCGATAAAAATAACAGCCTTCTGAAAAAGGTCTACCCACGTTGTAGGCCTTTTGCTATTTAATGGATATTCATACATAGGTTTACGTGAAAGAGGATGGTGACTTAAATGGAGCATTTCGCAGCATGGCTAATGAAAACATATCCGCTCTCTGATGAAGAAAACAGACAAATGCTCAAGCAGGGCTTAAAGCTTTTTAGGCAAGGAAACGTCATTAATGCCTACAAAGAAGAAGCAAGCATCACTGGAAAAGTGCAGGACAATGGTCCAAAGCACGTGCTAATTGACTTAGAAATTGGAGACGTTAGCAGATGCACATGCGGCTTGGAAAAACTATGCTCTCACCAGCTTGCAGCCTTTCTCTCCGTTTGGTCCGAATCAAAAACAGTCGCTTCACTAATTGATGAATGGAAATTAGAAACAGGAAACGCAAATAGAACGGATATGCTTTTAGTGAAGAAAAATAAGGAAACCTATGAGGAGGATTCCTTGTCGAGTTGGTTAGCGTTTGTGGAAAACCAGCACCTTCACTTTCAACAATCCATCCCAACGAAAAGTACCTATTTAACTGGCTTAACGCATGCATTTTTCCCAAAATTAAAGCTAAAAGCACCTAAAAAAGCTGAGATACGACCTTTGTTTCTTTTGCATGCGTCCTTGTTTTGCATGGAAAAAGTCATAGATAGCTATGATAACACTCAGCCCTATCAGTATATTTCAGACATCGTTCATCGCTTTGTAGATATAGTGGAGGAAGAAGCAAAAGGATTGTTTCACAGTGCCATCGCCTTTCAATTAGATTCTCTTCTAAAAGAAAGCAGACAGATAATCCGCACAAAGCTTCTGAATCAAAAGGAGCCATTTGTTCGGGAAATCTTTTATGTCTATCAGTTTGTGTGGAACGATGTGTTTCAGCGGCGCAATTGGATGACTGCAGAATTGAAGGATTTAGAAAACATAAATTCCCTTCAAGGAGATCTAGCCAAAACTCATCTGTTCTTTTTACAAAAAAAGGATGAACAAGCAATCCAACTCGTTAAACAGCATGGGAGCGACTTTGCTCCTTACCTTTTTCATTGGATTCAAACCTTGGTTTCTGCAAAGGCAAGACACCGGTTAGAAAGCTGGCTCAGCGTTGCTCTTCCGATTCTATCAGCCTATATTCACGCTGAAGCTACTTACGATCGCAAAAGACAATTAACGAAGCACCTGTTAAAGCTTCTGACCGACTTTGCATTAGAAACAAAGCACGATGCCATCTACATAGAAGCAATGAGGGTTTTAATGCCCTACAGCTACGGAGAATACGAATGGTATCTTTTTGAGACAAAGAACTACCGTAAATGGGTGGAGCTTCAGCTTTGGATGGGCTTTGAGATAAATGGACTTGAATCCTATAAGTTAAAAGAAATAAAAAAGACCGCTCCGTTCACCTTGTTTCCGCTCTATCACACGGCCATTCAAAAAGCCTTGGAAAACCGAAACAAAGCGGCCTACAAAGAAGCAGCAGCACTTTTAAAAACGCTGCATTCACTCTACAAAAAAGAAAAGCTTGAGGATGTTTGGATTCGTTATTTTCAACACCTAAAAGAAAGCACCAAACGCCTACGCTCCTTCCAGGAAGAATTAAAAAAGGGAAGATTCAGCTATGATTAATGATGCACTTCATGCTAATTCCATATTTATTGAAGAGAAAAACCAGTTTTTCCTATATGTAAAACGGAAATCATCGGTGCTGCCTCCCTCTCGTTTTATCCCCCATGTTTTCACATGGCACGAGAGTTCATTTTTTGGAACTTTTCTACAAGAAGCTTCCTATAACGGGATAACCGGCGTTTATTTGAATCCTGAGGAAGCCTTGGAGCTATTCGCCCAAAACACAGAAAACTCCTTTCAAGAGTTAGAATGGTGTGACCAATCAGAACAGTATCGCTTAATCGCTCCTGCCGTTGCCCATATTTTAAACCAACGTTCCTTCCAACCAAGCTACTCTTCTTACCAGGAAGGGAAGCTCGCGTTTAAGTTAACGCAAGAAGGCTTGGCATACATAGAAAAAAATCCACTCTTACCGGCTCATCAGGAACGAATGGAGAGCTGGATTGACGCAATGATGAAAGATTGGCAGCATAATGAAAAGTGGGAGCATTTAGAAACATACTGGATGGATTATCATGCCTATCCATCTACTTCAGAGCAAGAAGAAATCTTTCAGACCTTCTTAGATGAGGAAGACTGGTTACGTGATATTGGCTGGAACAAAGATACCACTCCATTTAAGATGGGACTAAGACTCTTAGAACCATCAAAAGAAGAGCAAGATTGGCAGCTTGAAACGTTACTGATGGATAAGAAAACA
Proteins encoded:
- a CDS encoding tyrosine-protein phosphatase; this encodes MIDIHCHILPSVDDGARHMTESLEMARAAAKEGITAIIATPHHNNGQFMNPKEEVLEKVKELNNRIAKEGIDLTILPGMECRISGEMLEQYEKGELLTLNNMDKYIFVELPSSQVPLYTEKIIYDIQLKGLTPIIVHPERNAELVENPEKLYQLVKKGACTQITAASVAGKFGKKIKKFCIDMIDANLTHFVASDAHNLKNRSFQMKEAFKVIEKECGSDATYFFMENAELLAEGSMIMKEIPERIKKKKLFGILG
- a CDS encoding class D sortase; protein product: MRKGMFAAIVLIMTGLALIGYGYFEKITMDRKMEAARKDAVAITKQAGKLGVSEKSNPDKTRPTKPDDFQPTTGEVVGMLEIPKLEAELPIVEGTDPAELKKGVGHYKGASFPGELGQIVFSGHRDTVFLRLGELEIGDRFFVSMPYGEYMYEIYDTKIVDEDDRTIITLQKEKEDLLLTTCYPFTLTGAAPERYILYAKPVDSR
- the wecB gene encoding non-hydrolyzing UDP-N-acetylglucosamine 2-epimerase produces the protein MKKIKVMTVFGTRPEAIKMAPVIKELEKNTDVFESIVAVTGQHREMLDQVLELFNIKPNYDLNIMKQAQTLVNITSKALEDLDRVIKESQPDIILVHGDTTTSFVAGLAAFYNKITLAHVEAGLRTNHKYSPFPEEINRRLTAVMADIHFAPTKHASFNLLSEGYIEESIYVTGNTVMDALKTTVAAECTLPVQEEINDKRVILLTAHRRENLGEPLRNIFAAVKRIVSDFEDVRVVFPVHKNPEIRKIVQEELSGYPNVIQTEPLDPIQFHQLLKLSDLVLTDSGGIQEEASYFNKKVIVLRKNTERPEGIEAGFLKLAGTDPGEVYAAVEEALSESKGHGTNQKRVLSPYGDGFASERIIEVIKYHFGKIPNRPMNFEWEKNPEE
- a CDS encoding SGNH/GDSL hydrolase family protein; the protein is MRALLTIVILVCIGSIVYGNYHWKDKVASAGDSRSGMQVESKADASEKSSKEQDEDEKLESTASSFPNLPMDLADFLIQKEKNEESVELLLIGSSVLESGEAPWTALFKQELEKTFGDFFQITVQSIAGEVYTSDVVEKDLLLHNVSVKPDIVILEPFLLDSNGYILIEDSLDNIEIMIEEIEALNPDVYLFLQPGQPIYNASYYPNDVAALKDFANEKGVTFIDHWTSWPDYQDEVFNEYIIPDSYLPNEKGHELWAGHLVELFVATN
- a CDS encoding BsuPI-related putative proteinase inhibitor, with product MYKIIAFLSVFLLLAACGTAGDSSQNQTGDTNNNSEENVRGDGQGNGEEQNEEEKEKGLDQNFKEGELEGQLELTPNNEFLFTVTNNNEEDAEIFFTSGQEYDYVVFDESGATVKQLSASAMFIQATKELILQPGETLEYPVAYEEVARDLSPGTYKIHFTFTDTNHFAMAEEEFTVE
- a CDS encoding N-acetylmuramoyl-L-alanine amidase, whose amino-acid sequence is MEGLKIVLDAGHGYQTPGKRTPDGMKEYEFNRVVATYAREELLQFPDVDVMFTHSDKLDVPLQQRTSRANQSQVDAFVSIHANAFGNGGWNSAHGIETYTPLVESPNSNKLAALVHQKLIKKTGRKDRGIKSADFHVLRETKMASILCECGFMTNMEEAQLLKTDRYRKICGVAIAEGVAEYFQLKREHIPKAAKRLYKVQVGAFHTKENAERLAQELQQKGYPTFIQF
- a CDS encoding LytR family transcriptional regulator, which produces MFKKKWFLLLVSFLGIATIVVGIFAFNVYKSLENTAANMHTPLDRDNSERRNSEVDFNKQDPLSFLILGVDERPGDKGRSDSMIVLTVNPNKKSMQMVSIPRDTRTQIIGKGFDDKINHAYAFGGPEMSIATVENFLDIPIDYFVQVNMESFKDIVDAVGGVTVNNQLAFSHGGHDFPLGEIQLDGDSALTYSRMRKLDSDFGRQERHREVILGVIEKGASISSVTKFDDILDVLGNNVRTNLTFEEMVDIQANYKNARHNLTQHQIIGSGTMIDDIYYLLVTEEDRLNISNLLKEHLELDSGVAKN
- a CDS encoding nucleotide sugar dehydrogenase, translating into MNKKIAVVGLGYVGLPVAVEFGKSQRIIGFDINEHRINTLKNGIDYTNEVASEELVKADIDFTTNPASLKEADFIIVAVPTPINQNNQPDLTPLIKASETVGSNLTKGTIVVYESTVYPGATEEECLPILEEKSGLKGGVDFFIGYSPERINPGDKERTFRTITKVVSGQNEEVLEVIAAVYGSVVEAGVYRASSIKVAEAAKVIENTQRDVNIALMNELALIFDRLDIDTEEVLKAAGTKWNFLPFSPGLVGGHCIGVDPYYLTSKAESVGYHPEVILSGRRINGNMGKFIATSLIKQMIHKKMTIQGAKVTILGITFKENVPDQRNSRVIDVINELKEFGIDVQVTDALSDKEEVYKEYGVELVDYEKLEPADAVVFAVPHHAYVEKGWSQFTRLLKNGNGVVVDIKSKLPKEECPEGVTLWRL